One Chryseobacterium wanjuense genomic region harbors:
- a CDS encoding GNAT family N-acetyltransferase: protein MKLETERLQLKEINESHVDDILKIRSNEVINQFVQRKSPKNNYDALQFILTIKERTQNNQSFYWGISLKDQSNLINPI from the coding sequence ATGAAGCTAGAAACCGAAAGACTCCAGTTAAAAGAAATCAACGAAAGCCATGTTGACGATATCCTGAAAATCCGGAGCAATGAAGTGATCAATCAGTTTGTGCAGAGAAAATCTCCGAAAAACAATTATGATGCGTTGCAATTTATTTTAACCATTAAAGAAAGAACCCAAAATAATCAATCTTTTTATTGGGGAATTTCGCTTAAAGATCAATCCAATTTAATCAATCCAATTTAA
- a CDS encoding uracil-DNA glycosylase — protein sequence MTWTEILAPIKSTPYFTNLWEKVKQEYATTKVFPPKNQIFRALEITPFDDIEVVIIGQDPYHNDFQANGLCFSVSEQVAAPPSLKNIFIELKDDLGVVRTSKELDDWGKQGVLLLNATLTVRAHSPNSHKDLGWEKFTDFIIKEISDKKENVVFVLWGAFAQKKAELIDPAKHFILKSAHPSPFSVHRGFFGSKPFSKINEYLVSKGKKPISW from the coding sequence ATGACCTGGACAGAAATACTAGCCCCCATAAAAAGCACCCCATACTTTACCAATCTTTGGGAAAAAGTAAAACAAGAATATGCAACTACAAAAGTTTTTCCGCCGAAAAATCAGATTTTCAGGGCGTTGGAAATTACACCTTTTGACGATATTGAAGTAGTAATTATCGGGCAAGATCCTTATCATAATGATTTTCAGGCCAATGGATTGTGTTTTTCCGTTTCTGAGCAAGTTGCTGCACCACCGTCATTGAAAAATATTTTCATTGAATTAAAAGATGATCTGGGAGTTGTAAGAACTTCAAAAGAGCTTGATGATTGGGGAAAGCAGGGTGTTTTATTGTTGAATGCCACGTTAACGGTTCGTGCCCATTCTCCGAATTCCCACAAAGATTTAGGTTGGGAAAAATTTACAGATTTTATTATTAAAGAAATTTCAGATAAAAAAGAGAATGTAGTTTTTGTGTTGTGGGGCGCTTTTGCACAAAAAAAAGCCGAACTTATAGATCCGGCTAAACATTTTATTTTAAAGTCTGCGCATCCGTCTCCGTTTTCGGTCCACAGAGGATTTTTCGGGAGCAAACCTTTTTCAAAAATTAATGAATACTTGGTTTCAAAAGGGAAGAAGCCTATTTCGTGGTAG
- a CDS encoding SusD/RagB family nutrient-binding outer membrane lipoprotein: protein MKKIFLLAVSLYLLNSCTRDFAETNTNPLDIVNTTPEALLPLAIKKGYDASFEYYYDYYRRIMPWTQTLVPGSCNVPEFMDDGSNMNARKDVFYGDHGSLLTDIIHKIDQMPADEQAKYVNIKSIATILKVYYAWYVTDVNGSMAYTEAFQARYGGTATPKFETQEQLYDILDSQLNSVYTAIEGANQSIQVNPGSGDLFFNGDILKWKKVSNSLRLKIASRLMKRNPTKIATIAAQVLSRDQISSQSEDFSLRSRRFTEHGNFNPNGFFATKPMVDYMRVNKDPRMPIFFQKNSYTKTAIKRLSDAGLMNSVVIDDSLKRYVGGPISPDQSTSRYYTSARRSLNGTIYDTISKLQYRIWQPEFLSGTGNAVFPILTYADYSLLKAELQARGIIATGSSVQTLYEEGIKASIDTYNFIAKEAIVDQYAPTTAGEVTAYLSAPNVQFNPSNALEQIIIQEYLNYFKQPNEVWALIKRTGMPNTSTALKLEAPTRNGGIPLTMPRRIVLPTPSANNLNYNNQLSALNQMKQDPDFGSSESDIQGRIWWDKK, encoded by the coding sequence ATGAAAAAAATATTTTTACTAGCTGTTTCACTTTATTTGCTCAATTCGTGTACACGTGATTTTGCTGAAACTAATACAAACCCGCTGGATATTGTAAACACTACTCCGGAAGCGCTGCTTCCACTGGCCATCAAAAAAGGATATGATGCCAGTTTTGAATATTATTATGATTATTATCGTAGAATTATGCCATGGACCCAGACTTTAGTGCCTGGTTCATGCAATGTTCCCGAATTTATGGATGACGGCTCTAATATGAATGCAAGAAAAGACGTTTTCTATGGTGATCATGGTTCTCTCCTTACGGATATTATTCACAAGATTGATCAAATGCCGGCAGACGAGCAGGCAAAATATGTGAATATTAAAAGTATAGCTACTATTTTAAAGGTGTACTACGCCTGGTATGTTACCGATGTCAACGGAAGTATGGCCTATACAGAAGCATTTCAGGCGAGGTATGGTGGTACTGCAACTCCAAAATTCGAAACACAGGAGCAGCTGTATGATATTCTTGATAGTCAATTAAATAGTGTTTACACCGCTATAGAAGGAGCCAACCAGTCTATACAGGTAAACCCGGGCAGCGGAGATCTGTTCTTTAATGGAGATATCTTGAAATGGAAAAAAGTTTCTAATTCATTAAGGCTAAAAATCGCATCAAGATTAATGAAAAGAAATCCAACAAAAATTGCCACAATTGCGGCTCAGGTATTATCCAGAGATCAAATCAGTAGTCAAAGTGAAGATTTCTCCCTGCGCTCAAGAAGATTTACCGAGCATGGCAACTTTAATCCTAACGGTTTCTTTGCCACAAAACCGATGGTAGATTATATGAGAGTCAATAAAGACCCTAGAATGCCTATATTTTTTCAAAAAAACTCGTATACTAAAACCGCAATCAAAAGATTATCAGATGCAGGTTTAATGAACTCTGTAGTAATAGATGATTCTCTGAAAAGATATGTAGGAGGCCCTATCAGTCCGGATCAAAGTACAAGCCGATATTACACCTCAGCAAGAAGATCGTTGAACGGAACCATATATGATACGATCTCAAAGCTTCAGTACCGTATTTGGCAGCCCGAGTTCCTATCTGGTACAGGAAATGCCGTATTCCCTATTTTAACGTATGCAGATTATTCTTTATTAAAGGCAGAATTACAGGCAAGAGGAATTATTGCAACCGGAAGTTCCGTACAAACGCTTTACGAAGAAGGTATCAAGGCATCTATCGACACGTATAACTTCATCGCTAAAGAAGCCATTGTAGATCAATATGCCCCAACAACAGCTGGTGAGGTAACGGCTTATCTGAGTGCACCCAATGTTCAGTTTAATCCGTCAAATGCATTGGAACAGATTATCATTCAGGAATATTTAAATTATTTTAAACAACCTAATGAAGTCTGGGCTCTTATCAAAAGAACCGGTATGCCAAATACTTCAACAGCCTTGAAACTAGAAGCTCCTACACGAAATGGAGGAATTCCTCTGACAATGCCTAGAAGAATTGTACTTCCTACCCCTTCAGCCAATAATTTGAATTATAATAATCAGCTGTCTGCTCTAAACCAGATGAAGCAAGACCCGGATTTTGGCAGCAGTGAAAGTGATATCCAAGGGCGTATTTGGTGGGATAAAAAATAA
- a CDS encoding GNAT family N-acetyltransferase, which produces MYNFSEDRKVAEVGYELLPDYHRQGIMSEALNTVVNFAFNELHLHEILAMTHQSNENSKSLLLKHDFVLEEGREDEGFPENLVFSLKK; this is translated from the coding sequence CTGTATAATTTTTCTGAAGACCGAAAAGTCGCGGAAGTCGGTTATGAATTATTACCCGATTACCACAGGCAAGGAATCATGTCGGAAGCATTGAATACTGTTGTAAATTTTGCTTTTAATGAATTACATTTGCATGAAATTCTGGCGATGACCCATCAATCGAATGAAAACTCAAAAAGTCTTCTTTTAAAGCATGATTTTGTGCTGGAAGAGGGGAGAGAGGATGAAGGTTTTCCTGAGAATTTGGTTTTTAGTTTAAAGAAATAG
- a CDS encoding endonuclease MutS2, with translation MYINKEDLNELEFPQLLAEISPFAYSPKTREKILQLRPMEIDEAELSLKKTSEYLSSFESSNAIPFDEYEDIESELKLMLIENYRLENSAFIKIKTITEQIGKLQKFFPTMPETFPTLMEEASVLEFKKEIIDKVDKVFNRFGEVKSEASPILKTLRTEIQHAKKAIQENFNRALTTYGQSDFLDDIRETIIEDQRVLAVKSGFKKRVAGRVLGISKTGSITYIQPDSVVKHYFKLRENEEEEKKEIDKILRKLTAELAEFQPQLWRYQVYIFDLDLTRAKAKFAELINGILPKINRHKTLRLKDAFHPLLFLRNKAENKTIYPQTLTLTEHNRIICISGPNAGGKSITLKTVGLLQLMIQSGILVPAHPKSEMFFFDKIMTDIGDNQSIENHLSTYSSRLKKMSGIIREADANTLLLIDEFGTGSDPELGGALAESFLEFFYDKKSFAIITTHYTNIKLVVEQLPNAENAAMLFNEETLEPMYKLEVGQAGSSFTFEVAEKNKIPRFIIHSAKKKVEHDIVNLDKTIVKLQQEKFEVEKLKTDLAERKESVEDKRDNLQKLNEQLQQKLYNFQKLYEEEHRKLQFGNKIETFIDSYTKGKSRKDVVKDFVKLLEQEKFRKIGADKDESKRLQVVKRKITQQLKKEDVIEKIAETNEKLEEKRKTDRALWMKVGQRVRITGSTSVGTIEKISRNKVIVNYGTFKTTIDADELERI, from the coding sequence GTGTATATAAATAAAGAAGATTTAAACGAATTAGAGTTTCCGCAATTGCTCGCGGAAATTTCTCCTTTTGCGTATTCTCCGAAAACAAGAGAAAAAATTCTTCAACTTCGTCCGATGGAAATTGACGAGGCCGAACTTTCTTTGAAAAAAACTTCCGAATATCTTTCGAGTTTTGAAAGTTCAAATGCGATTCCGTTTGATGAATATGAGGATATTGAAAGTGAGTTGAAACTCATGCTGATCGAAAATTACCGACTGGAAAACAGCGCTTTCATCAAAATCAAAACCATCACGGAGCAAATCGGAAAACTTCAGAAGTTTTTCCCGACCATGCCGGAAACCTTCCCTACTTTGATGGAAGAAGCTTCCGTATTGGAATTCAAAAAGGAAATTATTGATAAGGTAGATAAAGTTTTTAACCGTTTTGGTGAAGTAAAAAGTGAAGCTTCACCTATTTTAAAAACGTTAAGAACTGAAATCCAGCACGCTAAAAAAGCGATTCAGGAAAACTTCAACCGTGCATTGACCACTTACGGTCAAAGTGATTTTTTGGATGATATCCGCGAAACTATTATTGAAGATCAAAGGGTTTTAGCTGTAAAATCGGGTTTCAAGAAAAGAGTGGCGGGAAGAGTTTTAGGAATTTCAAAAACCGGTTCTATTACTTACATTCAACCGGACAGTGTGGTTAAACATTATTTCAAACTTCGGGAAAATGAAGAAGAAGAGAAAAAGGAAATTGACAAGATCCTGAGAAAATTAACGGCAGAATTAGCAGAATTTCAACCTCAGCTCTGGAGATATCAGGTGTATATTTTTGACCTGGATTTAACGAGAGCCAAAGCTAAATTTGCGGAATTAATCAATGGTATTTTACCGAAAATTAACCGTCATAAAACCTTAAGATTAAAAGATGCGTTTCACCCTTTATTGTTTTTAAGAAATAAAGCGGAAAATAAAACCATCTACCCTCAAACCCTGACTTTAACGGAACATAACAGAATTATCTGTATTTCCGGACCGAATGCGGGTGGAAAATCAATCACTTTGAAAACCGTCGGATTGCTTCAGCTGATGATTCAAAGCGGAATTTTGGTTCCTGCTCATCCGAAATCAGAGATGTTTTTCTTTGACAAAATCATGACTGATATTGGTGATAATCAATCCATTGAAAATCATCTTTCGACGTATTCATCAAGATTAAAAAAAATGTCGGGGATCATTCGTGAAGCCGATGCAAATACTTTATTGCTCATCGATGAATTCGGTACAGGTTCCGATCCGGAATTGGGTGGTGCTCTGGCAGAAAGTTTCCTTGAGTTTTTCTATGATAAGAAAAGTTTTGCCATCATTACAACGCACTACACGAATATCAAATTGGTCGTAGAACAGCTTCCCAATGCAGAAAATGCCGCAATGCTGTTTAATGAAGAGACGCTGGAGCCGATGTATAAACTTGAAGTCGGGCAAGCGGGAAGCTCATTCACGTTTGAAGTTGCGGAGAAGAATAAAATTCCGAGGTTTATCATTCATTCTGCTAAGAAAAAAGTAGAACATGATATTGTAAATCTTGATAAAACGATTGTAAAGCTTCAGCAGGAAAAATTTGAGGTTGAAAAACTGAAAACTGATCTCGCGGAAAGAAAAGAATCTGTTGAAGATAAGCGCGATAACCTGCAAAAACTGAACGAGCAGCTTCAGCAAAAGTTGTATAATTTTCAAAAACTTTACGAAGAAGAACATCGTAAACTGCAGTTTGGAAACAAAATTGAAACGTTCATCGACAGCTATACCAAAGGAAAATCGAGGAAAGATGTGGTGAAGGATTTTGTGAAGCTTTTGGAACAGGAAAAATTCAGGAAAATAGGAGCTGACAAAGATGAAAGTAAACGGCTTCAGGTGGTGAAAAGAAAAATCACCCAACAACTGAAGAAGGAAGATGTCATTGAAAAAATCGCCGAAACCAACGAAAAACTGGAAGAAAAGCGTAAAACAGACCGCGCTCTGTGGATGAAAGTCGGACAACGGGTTCGCATCACCGGAAGCACGAGTGTGGGAACGATCGAAAAGATCTCCAGAAATAAGGTGATTGTGAATTACGGAACGTTCAAGACGACGATTGATGCGGATGAATTGGAGAGAATTTAA
- a CDS encoding mechanosensitive ion channel family protein: MNDQLQDTKSFLQELSEQLYIYISQIAPSGLDWVFHIIVKLALLCAIFLIFDFIFKFIINNFFKFFHNQEKYPVIKSIYQSKVSNSLAHLIALLIIGGIHESIFSGALRNTSKFIVRSVNLGLVMIFAGMLYRGLTAFRNYFTIKQDFYKIMALNAISETMKILGIFIFSIVGICVIFGIKGTTIVGSLGAITAVLVLVFRDTILGFVTGIHVATSKNMKVGDWVSIPKYSIEGNISDISLLTTKITNFDKTVSTIPTYDLLTTEIKNLQVMSESNTRRIKKSIYFNINSFKFLTEEDIERLKDINLISEYLEGKSIELRKEKETLKHSDKIINGMQLTNIGVFRYYAQRYIENDPEVDQDGAMMVRQLDITPQGLPLEIYCFANDSKWEHFEQIQADIFDHLLVASKEFDLQVMQVSVKV; encoded by the coding sequence ATGAATGATCAGTTACAAGATACCAAAAGTTTTTTGCAAGAGCTTAGCGAACAGCTTTACATTTATATAAGCCAGATTGCTCCATCTGGTCTTGATTGGGTCTTTCATATTATAGTAAAATTGGCTTTACTTTGTGCTATTTTTTTGATTTTTGATTTTATTTTTAAATTCATCATTAATAATTTTTTTAAATTTTTTCATAATCAGGAAAAATATCCTGTAATAAAATCAATTTATCAATCTAAGGTCTCGAATTCACTTGCTCACTTAATAGCTCTTTTAATAATAGGAGGGATTCATGAATCTATATTTTCTGGTGCATTGAGAAACACATCTAAATTTATTGTAAGATCAGTAAATTTAGGTCTTGTAATGATTTTTGCCGGAATGTTGTATCGAGGATTAACAGCTTTTAGAAACTACTTTACAATAAAACAGGATTTCTACAAAATAATGGCTCTCAATGCTATTTCAGAGACTATGAAAATCTTAGGAATTTTCATTTTCTCAATTGTCGGGATCTGCGTGATTTTCGGGATTAAAGGGACAACCATTGTCGGAAGTTTAGGGGCAATTACGGCGGTTTTGGTGTTGGTTTTCCGGGATACGATTTTAGGATTTGTGACGGGGATTCACGTGGCGACTTCGAAAAACATGAAAGTGGGTGACTGGGTAAGTATTCCCAAATACAGCATCGAAGGGAATATCTCGGATATAAGCCTGTTAACCACAAAAATTACCAATTTCGATAAGACGGTTTCCACCATTCCAACATATGATTTGCTGACAACGGAGATTAAAAATCTTCAGGTAATGTCCGAATCCAACACAAGGAGGATTAAAAAATCGATTTATTTTAATATTAATTCTTTTAAATTTTTAACAGAAGAAGATATTGAAAGATTAAAGGATATTAACCTGATTTCAGAATATCTTGAAGGAAAAAGCATTGAATTAAGAAAAGAAAAAGAAACTCTGAAGCATAGTGATAAAATAATCAACGGAATGCAGCTGACAAATATCGGTGTTTTCAGGTATTATGCCCAAAGATATATTGAAAATGATCCTGAGGTAGATCAGGATGGCGCGATGATGGTACGCCAGCTGGATATAACGCCGCAAGGTTTGCCGCTGGAAATTTACTGTTTTGCAAATGATTCGAAATGGGAACATTTTGAGCAGATTCAGGCAGATATTTTTGACCATTTATTGGTAGCTTCAAAAGAATTTGATCTGCAGGTGATGCAGGTGAGTGTGAAAGTGTAA
- a CDS encoding carboxypeptidase-like regulatory domain-containing protein — protein MKQNYFFILLCVFTLLTSCAGGDDSPIATENTTPAVAKTGKLTGKVMSQNGTKPIGGASVFTFDDKYKIYYTTSDAEGNFTLEAPVGNHTIHIQTGNGSNFRTEISATVKDNETLNLDVSQTKLNQVAKIAYVKGTYDKIEDIIQTLGYTATEINNSDLANLTTIAQYDIIFLNCGSRSSYTSNPALYTVIDANLATFVANGGSIYASDWDVAYLVGGTTNTNNCSLPGGFVPDSKLCSKNIGTSGMVAATVNNAGLTSALGFSTLNIDYDLSQWQKIINYDPNYWEVLVKETSSNDPLMIRSNHFTATGTTTTPIGTTTTFVTVCITLPGNIQISISVPQVLVPYLVALGATVGPCSGSSTSGYIYYTTFHNHASGNIGNAGVILQYVILNL, from the coding sequence ATGAAACAAAACTACTTTTTTATTTTGTTGTGTGTATTCACACTTTTAACCAGTTGCGCAGGAGGAGACGATTCTCCGATAGCTACAGAGAATACGACTCCGGCGGTTGCAAAAACCGGAAAACTCACCGGAAAAGTGATGTCACAAAACGGAACCAAACCTATTGGTGGAGCTTCAGTTTTTACTTTTGATGACAAGTATAAAATCTACTATACCACATCAGACGCAGAAGGTAATTTCACTTTGGAAGCACCGGTTGGAAACCACACCATCCATATCCAAACAGGTAACGGAAGCAATTTCCGTACAGAAATTTCCGCCACTGTAAAAGACAATGAAACTCTAAATCTCGATGTCAGCCAAACCAAACTGAACCAGGTTGCAAAAATTGCTTACGTAAAAGGAACTTATGATAAAATCGAAGATATTATCCAGACTTTAGGATATACTGCGACGGAAATCAACAATAGCGATCTTGCCAACCTTACAACGATTGCACAGTATGACATTATTTTTCTTAACTGCGGTTCAAGATCCAGCTACACTTCCAATCCGGCACTTTATACGGTAATTGACGCGAATTTAGCAACTTTCGTAGCTAATGGAGGAAGTATCTATGCTTCAGACTGGGATGTGGCGTATTTAGTGGGTGGAACAACCAATACCAACAATTGTTCGCTTCCAGGAGGATTCGTTCCTGATTCAAAACTATGTTCTAAAAATATCGGAACCTCTGGTATGGTAGCCGCTACGGTAAATAATGCAGGACTTACTTCAGCTTTAGGCTTCAGTACACTTAATATCGACTATGATTTAAGCCAATGGCAAAAAATCATTAACTACGATCCGAATTATTGGGAAGTTTTGGTTAAAGAAACTTCATCAAATGACCCTCTAATGATCAGATCCAATCATTTTACAGCGACGGGTACGACAACGACTCCGATCGGAACAACCACAACATTTGTAACGGTTTGTATTACTCTTCCGGGAAATATCCAGATCAGTATTTCAGTTCCACAGGTATTAGTTCCTTATCTGGTTGCGCTAGGAGCAACGGTAGGGCCTTGTTCCGGATCTTCAACAAGTGGCTATATTTATTACACCACTTTCCATAATCATGCTTCAGGAAACATCGGAAACGCAGGCGTGATTCTACAATATGTAATCTTAAACCTATAA
- a CDS encoding DUF456 domain-containing protein — translation MDTALINILCLILLFLGILGTFLPILPGLLLSICGLLIYKFGTNADLPMVYIWAFGILTLVSVVLSYVIPAKTNQKYGGTRWGSIGSVVGMIIGMFLPIPLGFLIGMFAGVFVGELLHDSKDMNKALKSTKGAFIGFIYGTGFSFVVGVAMFLVVVLDMLNVI, via the coding sequence ATGGATACAGCATTAATTAATATTCTCTGTCTGATTCTCTTATTCCTGGGGATTTTGGGAACATTTTTACCCATTTTGCCGGGATTATTATTGAGCATCTGTGGTTTATTAATTTACAAATTCGGGACAAATGCAGATTTGCCTATGGTTTACATTTGGGCTTTCGGGATTCTGACGCTGGTTTCAGTTGTTCTCAGTTATGTAATTCCTGCCAAAACCAACCAGAAATACGGAGGAACCCGTTGGGGAAGCATCGGTTCTGTAGTCGGAATGATTATCGGGATGTTTCTTCCGATTCCATTAGGTTTTTTAATCGGAATGTTCGCCGGAGTTTTTGTAGGTGAATTGCTTCATGACAGCAAAGACATGAACAAAGCCTTAAAATCTACAAAAGGAGCATTTATCGGGTTTATTTACGGAACCGGATTCAGCTTTGTGGTAGGAGTGGCAATGTTTTTGGTAGTAGTTCTGGATATGCTTAATGTTATTTAA